The following coding sequences are from one Ursus arctos isolate Adak ecotype North America unplaced genomic scaffold, UrsArc2.0 scaffold_23, whole genome shotgun sequence window:
- the TMEM216 gene encoding transmembrane protein 216 isoform X2, whose amino-acid sequence MAPRGKRLSSTPLEILFFLNGWYYATYFLLELFIFLYKALLLPYPTANLVLDVVMLLLYLGIEVIRLFFGTKGNLCQRKMPLGISVALTFPSAMMASYYLLLQTYVLRLEAIMNGILLFFCGSELLLEVLTLTAFSSVDRI is encoded by the exons ATGGCGCCGCGAG GTAAACGGCTGTCCTCCACCCCCCTGGAAATCCTGTTCTTTCTCAACGGGTGGTATTATGCTACCTATTTCCTGCTGGAACTCTTCATATTTCTGTATAAAG CTCTCCTGCTACCATATCCAACAGCCAACCTAGTACTGGATGTGGTGATGCTTCTCCTTTACCTTGGAATTGAAGTAATTCGACTGTTTTTCG GTACAAAGGGAAACCTCTGCCAACGAAAGATGCCACTTGGTATTAGCGTGGCCTTGACCTTCCCATCTGCCATGATGGCCTCCTATTACCTGCTGCTGCAGACCTACGTGCTCCGCCTGGAAGCCATCATGAACGGCATCTTGCTCTTCTTCTGTGGTTCGGAGCTGCTGCTTGAGGTGCTCACCCTGACTGCTTTCTCCAG TGTGGACAGGATTTGA
- the TMEM216 gene encoding transmembrane protein 216 isoform X3, translating into MLLLYLGIEVIRLFFGTKGNLCQRKMPLGISVALTFPSAMMASYYLLLQTYVLRLEAIMNGILLFFCGSELLLEVLTLTAFSSVDRI; encoded by the exons ATGCTTCTCCTTTACCTTGGAATTGAAGTAATTCGACTGTTTTTCG GTACAAAGGGAAACCTCTGCCAACGAAAGATGCCACTTGGTATTAGCGTGGCCTTGACCTTCCCATCTGCCATGATGGCCTCCTATTACCTGCTGCTGCAGACCTACGTGCTCCGCCTGGAAGCCATCATGAACGGCATCTTGCTCTTCTTCTGTGGTTCGGAGCTGCTGCTTGAGGTGCTCACCCTGACTGCTTTCTCCAG TGTGGACAGGATTTGA
- the TMEM138 gene encoding transmembrane protein 138 isoform X1: MLQTSNYSLVLSLQFLLLSYDLFVNSFSELLRMAPVIQLVLFIIQDIAVLFNIIIIFLMFFNTFVFQAGLVNLLFHKFKGTIILTAVYFALSISLHVWVMNLRWKNSNRFVWTDGLQTLFVFQRLAAVLYCYFYKRTAVRLGDPRFYQDSLWLRKEFTQVQRYTRKPENSFDLLYCGIS, translated from the exons ATGCTCCAGACCAGTAACTACAGCCTGGTGCTCTCCCTGCAGTTCCTGCTGCTGTCCTATGACCTCTTTGTCAATTCCTTCTCGGAGCTGCTCCGGATGGCTCCTGTCATCCAGCTGGTGCTTTTCAT CATCCAGGATATCGCAGTCCTCttcaacatcatcatcattttcCTCATGTTCTTCAACACCTTCGTCTTCCAGGCTGGCCTGGTCAACCTCCTGTTCCACAAATTCAAAGGGACCATCATCCTCACAGCTGTGTACTTCGCCCTCAGCATCTCCCTTCATGTCTGGGTCATG AACTTACGCTGGAAAAACTCCAACCGCTTTGTCTGGACAGATGGACTTCAAACGCTGTTTGTATTCCAGAGACTAG CGGCAGTGTTATACTGTTACTTCTACAAACGGACAGCTGTGAGGCTGGGCGATCCTCGCTTCTACCAGGACTCTTTATGGCTGCGCAAGGAGTTCACACAAGTCCAGAG GTACACTAGGAAACCAGAAAATTCATTCGACTTGCTTTATTGCGGTATTTCTTGA
- the TMEM216 gene encoding transmembrane protein 216 isoform X1 encodes MAPRGKRLSSTPLEILFFLNGWYYATYFLLELFIFLYKAALLLPYPTANLVLDVVMLLLYLGIEVIRLFFGTKGNLCQRKMPLGISVALTFPSAMMASYYLLLQTYVLRLEAIMNGILLFFCGSELLLEVLTLTAFSSVDRI; translated from the exons ATGGCGCCGCGAG GTAAACGGCTGTCCTCCACCCCCCTGGAAATCCTGTTCTTTCTCAACGGGTGGTATTATGCTACCTATTTCCTGCTGGAACTCTTCATATTTCTGTATAAAG CAGCTCTCCTGCTACCATATCCAACAGCCAACCTAGTACTGGATGTGGTGATGCTTCTCCTTTACCTTGGAATTGAAGTAATTCGACTGTTTTTCG GTACAAAGGGAAACCTCTGCCAACGAAAGATGCCACTTGGTATTAGCGTGGCCTTGACCTTCCCATCTGCCATGATGGCCTCCTATTACCTGCTGCTGCAGACCTACGTGCTCCGCCTGGAAGCCATCATGAACGGCATCTTGCTCTTCTTCTGTGGTTCGGAGCTGCTGCTTGAGGTGCTCACCCTGACTGCTTTCTCCAG TGTGGACAGGATTTGA
- the LOC113246915 gene encoding lysosomal membrane ascorbate-dependent ferrireductase CYB561A3, with protein MAVRWFYLSFYALWFLGLMSIILTIYWMQLWHGGFAWDGTVLMFNYHPVLMVVGLVVLYSAASLLYRLPQSWTGPKLPWKIGHAALHLLAFVLTVLGLVAVFQLHRRSKITNLYSLHSWLGIVTVFLFACQWFLGFVVFLLPWASVWLRSLLKPIHLFFGVIILSLSIASVISGINEKLFFSLNNATQPYSSLPGEAIFANSLGMLVVVFGLLVLYILLVSSWKRPEPGILTEGQPLLRDGE; from the exons ATGGCTGTGCGATGGTTCTACTTGTCTTTCTACGCGCTGTGGTTCCTGGGCTTGATGTCCATCATCCTTACCATCTATTGGATGCAGTTGTGGCACGGTGGCTTCGCCTGGGATGGCACCGTGCTCATGTTCAactatcacccagtgctcatggtTGTCGGCCTGGTGGTACTCTACAGTGCTG CCTCGCTGCTGTACCGCCTGCCGCAGTCCTGGACGGGGCCCAAGCTGCCATGGAAGATCGGCCACGCGGCCCTGCACCTGCTGGCCTTCGTCCTGACCGTGCTGGGGCTGGTCGCCGTCTTTCAGCTCCACCGCCGCTCCAAGATCACCAACCTCTACTCCCTGCACAGCTGGCTGGGCATCGTCACCGTCTTCCTTTTTGCCTGCCAG TGGTTCCTGGGCTTTGTCGTCTTCCTGCTGCCCTGGGCGTCCGTGTGGCTGCGCAGCCTTCTTAAGCCCATCCACCTCTTCTTCGGAGTCATCATCCTCTCTCTGTCCATCGCATCTGTCATTTCCGGCATTAATGAGAAGCTTTTCTTCAGTTT GAACAATGCCACCCAGCCATACTCCAGTCTGCCTGGTGAGGCTATCTTTGCCAACAGCCTTGGGATGCTGGTGGTCGTCTTCGGGCTCCTGGTGCTCTATATCCTCCTGGTTTCGTCTTGGAAACGCCCAGAGCCAGGGATCCTGACTGAAGGACAG
- the TMEM138 gene encoding transmembrane protein 138 isoform X2: MLQTSNYSLVLSLQFLLLSYDLFVNSFSELLRMAPVIQLVLFIIQDIAVLFNIIIIFLMFFNTFVFQAGLVNLLFHKFKGTIILTAVYFALSISLHVWVMNLRWKNSNRFVWTDGLQTLFVFQRLAAVLYCYFYKRTAVRLGDPRFYQDSLWLRKEFTQVQR, from the exons ATGCTCCAGACCAGTAACTACAGCCTGGTGCTCTCCCTGCAGTTCCTGCTGCTGTCCTATGACCTCTTTGTCAATTCCTTCTCGGAGCTGCTCCGGATGGCTCCTGTCATCCAGCTGGTGCTTTTCAT CATCCAGGATATCGCAGTCCTCttcaacatcatcatcattttcCTCATGTTCTTCAACACCTTCGTCTTCCAGGCTGGCCTGGTCAACCTCCTGTTCCACAAATTCAAAGGGACCATCATCCTCACAGCTGTGTACTTCGCCCTCAGCATCTCCCTTCATGTCTGGGTCATG AACTTACGCTGGAAAAACTCCAACCGCTTTGTCTGGACAGATGGACTTCAAACGCTGTTTGTATTCCAGAGACTAG CGGCAGTGTTATACTGTTACTTCTACAAACGGACAGCTGTGAGGCTGGGCGATCCTCGCTTCTACCAGGACTCTTTATGGCTGCGCAAGGAGTTCACACAAGTCCAGAGGTGA